The proteins below come from a single Oryzomicrobium terrae genomic window:
- a CDS encoding YXWGXW repeat-containing protein, producing MRTKLLLVALTAAAALSGCVVAPAGRPYYGGPVYSEPVMVAPPPPRVEYVGPPPVVGQVWIGGFWNWTGQRHDWVPGHWENPRPGYTWTPHRWERAGDGWRHAGGHWEEDRGRGERRDWR from the coding sequence ATGCGTACCAAACTACTGCTCGTTGCTCTCACTGCCGCCGCGGCCCTGTCGGGCTGTGTGGTCGCTCCGGCCGGCCGCCCCTATTACGGCGGGCCGGTCTATTCAGAACCGGTGATGGTGGCGCCGCCGCCGCCCCGGGTCGAATACGTGGGACCGCCCCCGGTCGTGGGCCAGGTCTGGATCGGCGGTTTCTGGAACTGGACTGGCCAGCGGCACGACTGGGTACCCGGCCACTGGGAGAACCCGCGCCCTGGCTATACCTGGACGCCCCATCGCTGGGAACGGGCCGGTGACGGCTGGCGCCATGCCGGCGGCCACTGGGAGGAAGACCGGGGCCGAGGCGAGCGCCGCGACTGGCGCTGA